One part of the Silurus meridionalis isolate SWU-2019-XX chromosome 26, ASM1480568v1, whole genome shotgun sequence genome encodes these proteins:
- the mfng gene encoding beta-1,3-N-acetylglucosaminyltransferase manic fringe: MLVRWKPSRAVPVAALALLIIAAFAHSRLRNGHVNARRDNPHSSSPSSSFSSTGTGARGQRSVLLEDVFIAVKSTRHFHRNRLALLLDTWISKTKEHTHIFTDSPDKEISSRGFNLIVTSCSPEHTREALSCKMAAEYNHFMASDKQWLCHVDDDNYLNPGALLSLLSEFPLDRDVYVGKPSLDRPIKAQEVLPSNKTRDVQFWFATGGAGFCLNRKLAEKMAPWASGSRLEHTSAVIRLPDDCVIGFIVERKLGVAMIHSHLFHSHLENLLLLTPSQILTQVTLSYGVLENKLNSVRLDGGFSTEEDPSRFKTLHCFLNPLTSWCPQA, translated from the exons ATGCTCGTGAGATGGAAACCGAGCCGTGCGGTTCCGGTGGCCGCGCTCGCGCTCCTCATCATCGCCGCTTTTGCGCACTCGCGCCTGCGTAACGGGCACGTGAACGCGCGCAGAGACAATCCACATTCTTCCTCCCCCTCCTCATCTTTCTCCTCTACCGGGACCGGCGCGCGAGGACAGCGGAGTGTCCTTCTCGAGGACGTGTTCATCGCCGTAAAGAGCACGCGACACTTCCACCGAAACCGGCTCGCGCTCCTCCTGGATACCTGGATCTCCAAGACCAAAGAGCAT ACGCATATCTTCACAGATTCACCAGATAAGGAGATCAGCTCTAGag ggttcaaCCTTATTGTGACCAGTTGTTCACCTGAACACACTCGTGAAGCTCTCTCCTGTAAGATGGCTGCTGAGTATAATCACTTCATGGCGTCTGATAAACA gtgGCTGTGccatgtagatgatgataactacCTGAATCCAGGTGCACTGCTGTCTCTCCTGTCTGAATTCCCATTGGACAGAGATGTGTATGTGGGCAAACCCAGTCTGGATCGACCAATCAAAGCCCAGGAGGTGCTGCCTAGCAACAAAACG CGAGATGTGCAGTTCTGGTTTGCTACAGGAGGTGCAGGGTTCTGTCTCAACAGGAAATTAGCGGAGAAGATGGCTCCCTGGGCGAG tGGGTCCAGGTTAGAACACACCTCAGCGGTAATCAGACTTCCTGATGACTGTGTGATCGGTTTCATTGTTGAGAGGAAACTGGGCGTGGCCATGATCCACAGCCACCTGTTCCACTCTCACCTGGAGAACCTACTGCTGCTTACACCTTCACAAATCCTCACCCAG gTTACTCTGAGTTACGGTGTGTTGGAGAATAAACTGAATAGTGTCAGACTGGATGGAGGATTCAGTACAGAAGAAGATCCATCCAG gtTTAAAACCCTGCACTGTTTCCTGAATCCTCTGACCAGCTGGTGTCCACAAGCATAA